One part of the Bacillus rossius redtenbacheri isolate Brsri chromosome 18, Brsri_v3, whole genome shotgun sequence genome encodes these proteins:
- the LOC134541445 gene encoding uncharacterized protein LOC134541445 isoform X2, whose translation MWSKFFRRAWCRATPSWASPRPRRAGIGWSKRRGSRAGPSYQLAVSAVRSCPKVGTPLGRLRLLVRTCLAKKCLHAPVEALVRGGSPRGVYDPAGSVLGDEILGEILLSVLLQCGRLAFRLDLANCSFLDASWLPPPVARLEFVPCRSLGVCITFVGGKAIVAAVETNSLAAEDDRIEAGDVLDELNGRHVTTSMRGQLASIMRSGSGKPVTVTVIKACYPGTLSLYPPLVGLLWQARLDPDRVRSGHCRAATEHQDNTCLPAVSAGRAVAYVGSDSTGARGDVREIERAVGAVLAAEAPRRADARLVVVECHEMGVRVLGADDGRVLLKHSYMEISSCGRTSTWPHHFAYIAGEQSCNIAESFTCFVFECRDEEHVDNILHSIGQGFQRTHFAV comes from the exons GCCCCAGCTACCAGCTGGCCGTGTCGGCGGTGCGCAGCTGCCCCAAGGTGGGCACGCCCCTCGGGAGACTCCGGCTGCTCGTCCGCACCTGCCTCGCCAAGAAGTGCCTCCACGCCCCGGTCGAGGCGCTG GTGCGGGGCGGGTCCCCGCGCGGCGTCTACGACCCGGCGGGCTCCGTGCTGGGGGACGAGATCCTGGGCGAGATCCTGCTGTCGGTGCTGCTGCAGTGCGGCCGGCTGGCCTTCCGGCTGGACCTGGCCAACTGCTCCTTCCTGGACGCGTCCTGGCTGCCGCCGCCCGTCGCCCGCCTCGAGTTCGTGCCCTGCCGCAGCCTCGGCGTCTGCATCAC GTTCGTGGGCGGCAAGGCTATCGTGGCGGCTGTCGAGACGAACAGCTTGGCCGCCGAGGAT GACAGGATCGAGGCGGGCGACGTCCTGGACGAGCTGAACGGCCGCCACGTGACGACGAGCATGCGGGGACAGCTGGCGTCCATCATGCGGAGCGGCTCGGGCAAGCCCGTCACCGTCACCGTCATCAAG GCCTGCTACCCAGGCACGCTGAGCCTGTACCCGCCACTGGTGGGGCTACTGTGGCAGGCCCGTCTCGACCCGGACCGCGTGCGCAGCGGCCACTGCCGGGCGGCCACGGAGCACCAGGATAACACCTGCCTGCCGGCCGTCAG CGCGGGCCGCGCGGTGGCGTACGTGGGGAGCGATTCGACGGGCGCGCGGGGTGACGTGCGGGAGATAGAGCGAGCCGTGGGCGCCGTGCTGGCGGCGGAagcgccgcgccgcgccgacGCGCGACTCGTCGTCGTCGAGTGCCACGAGATGGGCGTCCGCGTCTTGGGGGCGGACGACGGCCGg GTGCTCTTGAAGCACTCGTACATGGAGATATCGTCGTGCGGGAGGACCTCGACGTGGCCCCACCACTTCGCCTACATCGCCGG TGAGCAGAGCTGCAACATCGCAGAGTCGTTTACGTGCTTTGTGTTCGAGTGCCGAGACGAAGAGCACGTCGACAACATCTTGCACAGCATTG GGCAAGGATTCCAAAGGACGCACTTTGCCGTTTGA